Proteins co-encoded in one Campylobacter concisus genomic window:
- the ybaK gene encoding Cys-tRNA(Pro) deacylase — translation MIHKTNAARALDKLKINYEILEYEVDLNDLSALHVAASTKQDIKQIYKTIVCECEPKNFVVACLQGDLELDLKALAHACGAKRCELINLKDLEKITGYIRGGCSPLAMKKHFATFIDERAKEQEYVLVSAGVRGKQIKIAPNDLLKACEASFVNIARLAL, via the coding sequence ATGATACATAAGACAAATGCTGCTAGAGCTTTAGACAAGCTAAAAATTAATTATGAAATTTTAGAGTATGAGGTCGATTTAAACGATCTTTCAGCCCTCCACGTAGCAGCTAGCACTAAGCAAGATATAAAGCAAATTTATAAAACTATCGTTTGTGAGTGTGAGCCTAAAAATTTCGTTGTTGCTTGCTTGCAGGGCGATTTGGAGCTTGATCTAAAAGCACTTGCTCACGCGTGTGGTGCCAAACGCTGCGAGCTTATAAATTTAAAAGACTTAGAAAAGATCACTGGCTACATCAGGGGCGGCTGCTCACCGCTTGCTATGAAAAAACACTTTGCAACATTTATCGATGAACGTGCAAAAGAGCAAGAATACGTGTTAGTAAGTGCTGGAGTAAGAGGCAAACAGATAAAAATAGCACCAAATGATCTTTTAAAGGCTTGCGAGGCAAGTTTTGTCAATATCGCTAGGCTAGCTCTTTAA
- a CDS encoding VanZ family protein — protein MSRVKFLSKICFFIALLAIDFLAFTPKSPMIIENSWDKANHFLAFCVLYILLYLGYEFKIFKNLALLLAFGVQIELVQAFLPNRSFSLLDIVTDMIGAAFGVIVVEILKRIIYGKNKASF, from the coding sequence TTGAGTAGGGTAAAATTTCTTAGTAAAATTTGCTTTTTTATCGCTCTTTTGGCGATTGATTTTCTTGCATTTACTCCAAAAAGTCCCATGATCATCGAAAATTCGTGGGATAAAGCAAATCATTTTTTAGCTTTTTGCGTCCTATACATCCTGCTCTATCTTGGCTATGAGTTTAAAATTTTTAAAAATTTAGCCCTACTTTTAGCCTTCGGTGTGCAAATAGAGCTCGTTCAAGCATTTTTACCAAACAGGAGCTTTAGCCTACTTGACATCGTGACTGACATGATAGGAGCGGCTTTTGGAGTGATAGTAGTTGAAATTTTAAAAAGGATAATTTATGGCAAAAACAAAGCCAGTTTTTGA
- the ftsY gene encoding signal recognition particle-docking protein FtsY, whose product MLDFLKKGLEKTFGAISSAKKSKKIDKESLEEILLEADVAYEIVEEILYYLPPQDEVSRADLRRVMSSYFIYENERVIEPDKPFVDLILGVNGAGKTTTIAKLANLYKNNGKSVILGACDTFRAGAIEQLRQWSIRLNVPIVATQQGHDPSAVAYDTISSALAKGIDRVILDTAGRLQNQTNLANELDKIVRISKKAYEKAPHRKILILDGTQGNAGVAQAKAFNEIVSLDGVIITKLDGTAKGGALFGVARELELPIFYIGVGESMDDIIKFNPDEFLDELMDAIFE is encoded by the coding sequence ATGCTTGATTTTCTAAAAAAAGGCCTTGAGAAGACTTTTGGAGCGATAAGCTCAGCGAAGAAGTCAAAAAAGATAGACAAAGAAAGCTTAGAAGAAATTTTACTTGAGGCCGACGTAGCTTACGAGATCGTGGAAGAAATTTTATACTACTTACCGCCACAAGATGAAGTGAGCAGAGCTGATCTTAGGCGCGTTATGAGTAGCTATTTCATCTACGAAAACGAACGTGTGATCGAGCCTGATAAGCCATTTGTCGATCTCATCCTTGGCGTAAATGGCGCTGGCAAGACGACCACAATCGCAAAGCTTGCAAATTTATATAAAAATAACGGTAAAAGCGTCATTTTGGGTGCTTGTGATACATTTAGAGCTGGAGCGATCGAGCAGCTACGCCAATGGTCAATTAGACTAAATGTGCCAATAGTCGCCACACAGCAAGGACATGATCCTTCGGCTGTTGCTTACGATACGATCAGCTCAGCCCTTGCAAAAGGTATCGACCGAGTCATCCTTGACACAGCTGGTAGACTTCAAAACCAGACAAATTTAGCAAACGAGCTTGATAAGATCGTTCGTATCAGCAAAAAAGCCTACGAAAAGGCGCCTCACCGCAAGATCCTCATCCTTGATGGCACACAGGGCAACGCTGGTGTCGCGCAGGCAAAAGCATTTAACGAGATCGTCTCTCTTGATGGCGTCATCATCACAAAGCTTGACGGCACTGCAAAGGGCGGAGCGCTATTTGGTGTGGCAAGAGAGCTTGAGCTACCTATATTTTATATAGGCGTTGGTGAGAGCATGGACGATATCATCAAATTTAACCCAGACGAGTTTTTAGACGAGCTGATGGACGCCATTTTTGAGTAG
- the fliL gene encoding flagellar basal body-associated protein FliL codes for MAEEVEEKKAKKGGNGALMIIIIAIFVLLLVIGGLVAFLMLSSDEPKEANMMQAPAQTQTQSMPAQNKAKHGSNDYSNMGPIYPLDQFIVNLLSENGSRFLKTKIDMEQSDELLTPELDKKKALLRDIIIRTLSSKTYEEVSTAKGKDRLKDEIVGKLNEVLNDGYIKNIFFTDFVVQ; via the coding sequence ATGGCTGAAGAAGTTGAAGAGAAAAAGGCAAAAAAAGGTGGCAATGGTGCATTAATGATAATTATCATTGCGATATTTGTTTTGCTGCTAGTTATTGGAGGGCTAGTCGCGTTTTTGATGCTTAGTTCTGACGAGCCAAAAGAGGCAAATATGATGCAAGCACCAGCTCAGACTCAAACGCAGTCCATGCCAGCTCAAAACAAGGCAAAGCATGGTAGCAACGACTATTCAAATATGGGGCCGATATATCCGCTTGATCAGTTTATTGTAAATTTGCTTAGCGAAAATGGCTCAAGATTTCTTAAAACAAAGATCGATATGGAGCAAAGCGATGAGTTGCTAACTCCTGAGCTTGATAAGAAAAAAGCACTTTTAAGAGATATTATTATCAGAACACTTTCATCAAAAACCTACGAAGAAGTAAGCACTGCAAAGGGCAAGGATAGGCTAAAAGACGAGATCGTCGGCAAGCTAAATGAAGTGCTAAATGATGGCTACATCAAAAACATATTTTTTACTGATTTTGTGGTGCAATGA
- a CDS encoding HMA2 domain-containing protein: MDIKTQTLAQVASYFSMIAHTNGRLRVRVSPKIKELSSSVNLASLDDVIAQINGIKNVKFNKLIGSVTIEYDHEIFPKNLWEDLLKGQNLEEISTRVNEVAKEVKYA, from the coding sequence ATGGATATAAAAACACAAACTTTAGCACAAGTTGCAAGCTATTTTTCAATGATAGCTCACACAAACGGCAGACTAAGAGTAAGAGTTAGCCCAAAGATAAAAGAGCTAAGTAGCAGCGTAAATTTAGCTAGCCTAGATGATGTGATAGCTCAGATAAATGGTATAAAAAATGTAAAATTTAACAAGCTAATCGGCTCTGTAACGATCGAATACGATCATGAAATTTTTCCAAAAAATCTTTGGGAAGATCTTTTAAAAGGGCAAAATTTAGAAGAGATTTCAACTAGAGTAAATGAAGTTGCAAAAGAAGTGAAATATGCTTAA
- the radA gene encoding DNA repair protein RadA — translation MAKTKPVFECQACGNQQSKWLGKCPQCGAWDSFVELSQQEIKISKEIAKSTGVPSKAVSIDEVEIQNFTRFSTKDSELDLVLGGGVVEGSLVLIGGSPGIGKSTLLLKIGSNLAKDGKKTLYVSGEESQSQIKMRADRLNAVDKNLYLLTEICLEDILLEVQKSDYKVLVIDSIQTLYSQNISSAPGSITQVREITFELMRLAKSQNICVFIIGHITKEGSIAGPRVLEHMVDVVLYFEGDASRELRILRGFKNRFGSTSEVGIFEMSQHGLVSANEVSSKFFTRGGAMSGSAITIIMEGSRALSIEIQALVCESAYPKRSSTGFERNRLDMLLALLERKLEIPLGHYDVFINVSGGVKISETAADLAVIAAIISSFKNRPISKDSVFIGELSLNGEIREIFNLDQRLKEAKMQKFKNAIIPNKPLDTQGLKCFYAKDITQVLEWM, via the coding sequence ATGGCAAAAACAAAGCCAGTTTTTGAATGTCAAGCGTGCGGAAATCAGCAGAGTAAATGGCTAGGCAAATGCCCACAATGTGGGGCTTGGGATAGCTTTGTCGAGCTTAGTCAGCAAGAGATAAAGATAAGCAAAGAGATAGCAAAAAGCACCGGAGTGCCTAGCAAGGCTGTAAGTATCGACGAGGTAGAAATTCAAAATTTCACGAGATTTAGCACCAAAGATAGCGAGCTAGACCTCGTTCTTGGTGGTGGCGTTGTCGAAGGCTCACTCGTTTTAATAGGCGGTAGTCCAGGAATTGGCAAATCAACCCTGCTTCTAAAAATTGGCTCAAATTTAGCAAAAGACGGTAAAAAAACGCTCTATGTAAGTGGCGAAGAGAGTCAAAGCCAGATAAAAATGAGAGCCGACAGATTAAATGCGGTGGATAAAAATTTATACCTACTAACTGAAATTTGTCTAGAAGATATCCTGCTTGAAGTGCAAAAGAGCGACTACAAAGTGCTAGTAATCGACTCTATTCAAACACTTTATAGCCAAAATATAAGCTCCGCCCCTGGCTCTATCACGCAGGTTCGTGAGATCACATTTGAGCTGATGAGGCTTGCAAAGAGCCAAAATATCTGCGTTTTTATCATAGGTCACATCACCAAAGAGGGTTCGATCGCAGGACCAAGGGTACTTGAGCATATGGTCGATGTGGTGCTTTATTTTGAGGGTGACGCGAGCAGAGAGCTAAGAATTTTGCGTGGGTTTAAAAACCGCTTTGGCTCAACAAGCGAGGTTGGCATCTTTGAGATGAGTCAGCATGGACTGGTGAGCGCAAATGAGGTTTCTAGTAAATTTTTCACACGTGGCGGAGCGATGAGTGGCAGTGCGATCACCATCATAATGGAAGGCTCAAGGGCACTTAGCATCGAAATTCAGGCACTTGTTTGCGAAAGCGCCTATCCAAAACGAAGCTCGACTGGCTTTGAGAGAAACCGCCTAGATATGCTGCTAGCACTTCTTGAGCGAAAGCTAGAAATTCCACTTGGGCACTACGACGTCTTCATAAACGTTTCAGGTGGAGTTAAGATAAGCGAAACTGCGGCCGATCTAGCCGTCATTGCAGCGATAATCAGTAGCTTCAAAAACCGCCCTATTAGCAAGGATAGTGTATTCATCGGTGAGCTAAGCCTAAACGGCGAAATAAGAGAAATTTTCAACCTAGATCAGCGCCTAAAAGAGGCAAAAATGCAGAAATTTAAAAATGCGATCATCCCAAACAAGCCGCTTGACACGCAGGGTCTAAAGTGCTTTTACGCCAAAGATATCACGCAAGTGCTTGAGTGGATGTAA
- a CDS encoding Fur family transcriptional regulator, with the protein MDNFELFYKHFKEFLEAFGQKSSELKEQILHVLFISNSHLSAQEISSEIYKIHKNEISMTSIYSFLNFLEMHHLANCFEENGVKKFELNLKSSHDHLICEICEKIVDFEDEMIEQRQEQICKEKNFSEQSHTMILYGICSDCQEKNGN; encoded by the coding sequence GTGGATAATTTTGAACTATTTTATAAGCATTTTAAAGAATTTTTAGAAGCCTTTGGGCAGAAAAGCTCAGAGTTAAAAGAACAAATTTTGCATGTACTTTTCATTAGCAACTCTCATCTAAGTGCTCAAGAAATTTCTTCAGAAATTTACAAAATCCACAAGAATGAAATTTCAATGACATCAATTTACTCGTTTTTAAATTTTCTCGAAATGCATCATCTTGCAAATTGTTTTGAAGAAAATGGAGTAAAAAAATTTGAACTAAATTTAAAATCCTCGCACGATCATTTGATATGTGAAATTTGTGAAAAGATAGTTGATTTTGAAGATGAGATGATAGAGCAAAGACAAGAGCAAATTTGCAAAGAAAAAAATTTTAGTGAACAGTCGCATACAATGATACTTTATGGTATTTGTAGTGATTGCCAAGAGAAAAATGGAAATTAA
- a CDS encoding trimeric intracellular cation channel family protein translates to MSLILFVEYVGIASAALSGFLFAVKKECDWLGVFLSAFLTALGGGIMRDMLVGRAVYSFTHYMPVSVVIFMLIVSRVANLHIKREGLERKFVFIFADAIDVICFSIVGAMVAIEYNYNIFGVMMIAFFNGVGGGILRDILLNEIPWFLRTGLYGTISLGVGLAYFVLYHLGLTNIFFTMLLLAAGITVRMFAFYRGWKLPDL, encoded by the coding sequence ATGAGTTTAATACTTTTTGTCGAATACGTCGGTATCGCATCAGCTGCACTTAGCGGGTTTTTATTTGCAGTAAAAAAGGAGTGCGACTGGCTTGGAGTCTTTTTGTCTGCATTTTTGACCGCACTTGGTGGCGGTATCATGCGTGATATGCTTGTTGGTAGGGCGGTTTATTCATTTACGCACTATATGCCAGTAAGCGTTGTTATTTTTATGTTGATTGTTTCAAGAGTGGCAAATTTACACATAAAAAGAGAAGGCTTGGAGCGAAAATTTGTATTCATCTTCGCCGATGCGATCGATGTTATCTGCTTTTCGATCGTTGGTGCGATGGTTGCTATTGAGTACAACTACAACATCTTTGGCGTGATGATGATCGCCTTTTTTAACGGCGTTGGCGGCGGTATCTTAAGAGATATATTGCTAAATGAAATTCCATGGTTTTTACGCACTGGACTTTACGGCACGATAAGCCTTGGTGTGGGGCTTGCTTACTTTGTGCTATATCATCTAGGTCTTACCAATATATTTTTTACCATGCTCTTGCTCGCTGCTGGCATTACAGTTAGGATGTTTGCATTTTATAGAGGCTGGAAGCTACCTGATCTATGA
- a CDS encoding heavy metal translocating P-type ATPase — protein MSKQNLTHKNKITLAHKSKNRARFICESLNARSDVSAIEAAISERTDALSVRVNKYAKSIIVEYNKNYDKILNFIKSYEFPTKAKDPNLPSKANIYKAAAALGITPFMSNKTLKSAVTLYATAPNLIEGAKELRHEGVTSKVLEATAIGTSLAMGDHLAANSTNLMINIGEYMEESASHRSDDLIKELAKPNIEEVWVERNLNGEKTLEKVKTENLKKGDIVVVGAGETIGVDGYIVEGNADVNQVSMTGEAEPIPKARGDRVISGTVVDEGRIKIWAENVGSDTATARIKEYIQTSLNEKSAIGVKALKLADKLVPVTLSLAGLSYIINKNMNSVASVLQADYSCALKLATPVAFKSSISKAGRNGILVKGAKAIEALSSVDTFVFDKTGTLTHGRLSVVEIYSFKEGFSQNDILNLTASAEEHYFHPVAEAIVEAANKRGFHHIHHDEVEFIVAHGVKTAMHGKEVVIGSRHFLEDDEMISFKAHEALISKALNSGLTLLYVGYDKELVGVIAMKDDMRENAKDMVKKLRSLGVKEVVMLSGDIKSKAEEVARELGLDRVYAECLPTDKAAIIEELKSEGKKVAFVGDGINDAPSLTKANVGISMHKGADIAKATADISLLKDDIMSVALVKELANKTMDLISSNFRSTVGVNTAILSAATLGMLNPIATAMLHNGTTIWLLLNSMKGVKFKSK, from the coding sequence ATGTCAAAGCAGAACTTGACTCACAAAAATAAGATCACTCTAGCTCACAAGAGTAAAAATAGAGCGAGGTTTATTTGCGAGAGCCTAAACGCTAGAAGCGACGTCAGCGCTATCGAGGCTGCGATCTCAGAGCGAACTGATGCACTAAGTGTTCGTGTAAATAAATACGCAAAAAGTATTATCGTTGAATACAATAAAAACTACGATAAAATTTTAAACTTTATAAAGAGCTATGAATTTCCAACAAAGGCAAAAGATCCAAATTTGCCAAGCAAGGCAAATATCTATAAGGCTGCTGCCGCACTTGGTATAACGCCATTTATGAGCAATAAAACTCTAAAATCAGCCGTGACTCTTTACGCCACAGCACCAAATTTAATAGAAGGTGCAAAAGAGCTAAGGCATGAGGGCGTTACTTCAAAAGTGCTTGAAGCAACAGCTATTGGCACTAGCCTAGCAATGGGCGATCATTTAGCAGCAAATAGCACAAATTTGATGATAAATATCGGCGAATATATGGAAGAAAGTGCTAGTCACAGAAGTGATGATCTCATCAAAGAGCTAGCAAAACCAAATATTGAAGAAGTCTGGGTCGAGAGAAATTTAAATGGTGAAAAGACGCTTGAAAAAGTAAAAACCGAAAATTTAAAAAAAGGCGACATCGTAGTAGTCGGAGCTGGTGAGACGATAGGCGTTGATGGTTATATCGTTGAAGGTAACGCCGATGTAAATCAAGTCTCAATGACTGGAGAGGCTGAACCTATACCAAAAGCTAGAGGCGACCGTGTTATAAGTGGCACTGTTGTCGATGAAGGTAGGATAAAAATTTGGGCTGAAAATGTAGGTAGTGATACAGCAACAGCTAGGATCAAAGAGTACATACAAACTTCACTCAATGAAAAATCAGCCATTGGTGTAAAAGCATTAAAACTAGCCGATAAACTTGTGCCTGTTACACTCTCGCTTGCTGGACTTTCATACATTATAAATAAAAATATGAATAGCGTTGCTAGCGTACTTCAAGCGGACTACTCTTGTGCATTAAAGCTTGCTACACCAGTTGCTTTTAAATCAAGTATTTCAAAAGCTGGTAGAAACGGCATTCTTGTAAAAGGCGCAAAGGCGATCGAAGCTTTAAGCTCAGTTGATACTTTTGTATTTGATAAGACCGGCACTCTGACACATGGGCGCCTAAGCGTAGTTGAAATTTACTCATTTAAAGAGGGCTTTTCTCAAAATGATATATTAAATTTAACTGCAAGTGCCGAAGAGCACTACTTTCATCCAGTAGCCGAAGCAATAGTTGAAGCTGCAAATAAGCGTGGTTTCCACCATATTCATCACGATGAAGTTGAATTTATCGTAGCTCACGGCGTAAAAACTGCGATGCACGGCAAAGAGGTGGTTATCGGCAGTAGACACTTTTTAGAAGATGACGAGATGATAAGCTTTAAAGCTCATGAAGCTTTAATAAGCAAAGCATTAAATAGCGGACTAACCTTACTCTATGTAGGATATGATAAAGAGCTAGTTGGCGTCATCGCTATGAAAGATGATATGAGAGAAAACGCAAAAGATATGGTTAAAAAGCTAAGAAGCCTTGGCGTAAAAGAGGTCGTCATGCTAAGCGGCGACATCAAAAGCAAGGCTGAAGAAGTAGCACGTGAGCTTGGACTTGATAGGGTCTATGCAGAGTGCTTACCAACAGATAAAGCAGCTATCATCGAAGAGCTAAAGAGTGAGGGCAAAAAAGTAGCCTTTGTGGGAGATGGCATAAATGATGCTCCAAGTCTAACTAAGGCAAATGTGGGCATAAGCATGCACAAAGGTGCTGATATAGCTAAAGCGACGGCTGACATAAGTCTTTTAAAAGACGACATCATGAGCGTAG
- the acpS gene encoding holo-ACP synthase produces the protein MIGIDIVKIDRISKLKARYGELFLKKFLSDDEITLAKNDATLAGFWAAKEAASKALGVGISKECGFLDIELSKDAKNAPKIKFSTKIYTNFNIKEASLSITHDGGFAVAAVMIV, from the coding sequence ATGATAGGCATTGATATCGTTAAGATAGATAGAATTTCAAAACTTAAGGCTCGTTATGGCGAGCTTTTTTTAAAAAAATTTCTTAGTGATGACGAGATCACGCTAGCAAAAAACGATGCGACTTTGGCTGGATTTTGGGCGGCCAAAGAAGCAGCTAGCAAAGCCCTTGGTGTGGGCATCAGCAAAGAGTGTGGCTTTTTGGACATTGAGCTTAGCAAAGACGCAAAAAACGCACCAAAGATAAAATTTAGCACAAAAATTTATACAAATTTTAATATCAAAGAAGCAAGCCTTAGCATAACTCACGATGGCGGATTTGCCGTAGCTGCAGTGATGATTGTCTAA
- a CDS encoding lipid-binding SYLF domain-containing protein produces the protein MKKLLIIFLAGLFFTPHLNADVVQNQKLKNAINILNAFGARNLKPNTKFEGIKAIAIIPDVTKAGAVVTGSTGKGVFIAKNDDGEWSSPFFVNYTSGSIGLQLGYSSADMIILFKNSEAYANLFNAKDTISLKAEATGGVGNEVAITSDLPEISAFAEERGKTSGAFIGVSLDVARLKINIQDTNDYYERMYDFENIYNNSPKASKYTLKFKEIISKYFL, from the coding sequence ATGAAAAAACTATTAATCATATTTCTTGCTGGTTTATTTTTCACGCCACACTTAAATGCTGATGTGGTCCAAAATCAAAAGCTAAAAAATGCAATAAATATTTTAAATGCTTTTGGTGCAAGAAATTTAAAGCCAAACACTAAATTTGAAGGCATAAAAGCGATCGCCATAATCCCTGATGTGACAAAAGCAGGCGCTGTTGTAACTGGCTCAACAGGTAAAGGCGTATTTATCGCTAAAAACGATGATGGTGAATGGTCAAGTCCATTTTTTGTAAATTACACATCTGGAAGCATAGGCTTACAACTTGGTTACAGCTCAGCTGACATGATCATCTTATTTAAAAATTCAGAAGCTTATGCAAATTTATTTAATGCAAAAGATACGATCAGCCTAAAAGCAGAAGCAACTGGTGGCGTTGGTAATGAGGTAGCGATCACAAGTGATTTGCCTGAAATTTCAGCATTTGCTGAGGAGCGTGGCAAGACAAGTGGTGCCTTTATAGGCGTTAGCTTAGATGTGGCAAGGCTTAAAATAAATATACAAGATACAAATGATTACTATGAGCGAATGTATGATTTTGAGAATATCTACAACAATAGCCCAAAAGCTAGTAAATACACACTAAAATTTAAAGAAATAATCTCAAAATACTTCTTATAG
- a CDS encoding SAM-dependent methyltransferase: MKFSEFFDIWVNENYYKFGVDIGKKGDFYTNVSVGYLFGACLANYFLKLLKNGEISSSCKVVEIGANSGDMLADFAQGIFTLEPEILPNLEFIIIEPHEILRKKQLETFKNRFGDEVRVGHYENLDECSFDEIFVISNELLDAFGCEVIDGQNILFVDDDLKFHWQKADQNLLALAKKFGIKKGEISTSYAKFALQLANAAKKVRFLSFDYGEFEPKNEFSLRIFKDHQVFSLFEISDLEPYFKRSDLTYSLCFKQVKEAFSEAGFKMLKFKKQNEALVCDLGVDEILSLVLEKGSKQAYENAAKQAKFLLSPEFLGEKFKFIEFLKS; the protein is encoded by the coding sequence ATGAAATTTAGCGAGTTTTTTGATATCTGGGTCAATGAAAACTACTATAAATTTGGCGTAGATATCGGTAAAAAGGGCGATTTTTATACAAATGTAAGCGTTGGCTATCTTTTTGGTGCTTGCCTTGCGAACTACTTTTTAAAGCTGCTTAAAAACGGCGAAATTTCTAGCTCTTGCAAGGTCGTGGAGATCGGTGCGAACTCAGGCGATATGCTAGCTGACTTTGCGCAAGGAATTTTTACACTTGAGCCAGAAATTTTGCCAAATTTGGAGTTTATAATCATCGAACCTCATGAAATTTTACGCAAAAAACAGCTTGAAACCTTTAAAAATCGCTTTGGTGACGAGGTTAGAGTAGGGCACTATGAAAATTTGGACGAGTGCTCGTTTGATGAAATTTTTGTCATCTCAAATGAGCTACTTGACGCATTTGGTTGCGAGGTGATAGACGGACAAAATATACTTTTTGTGGATGATGATCTAAAATTTCACTGGCAAAAGGCGGATCAAAATTTACTAGCTCTTGCAAAAAAATTTGGCATAAAAAAGGGCGAGATATCAACTAGCTACGCTAAATTTGCGCTCCAGCTTGCAAATGCGGCAAAAAAGGTGAGATTTTTAAGCTTTGACTACGGCGAATTTGAGCCAAAAAATGAATTTAGTTTAAGGATTTTTAAAGACCATCAAGTATTTTCTTTATTTGAAATTTCAGATCTTGAGCCATATTTTAAAAGATCGGATCTAACATATAGCCTTTGCTTTAAGCAAGTAAAAGAGGCTTTTAGTGAGGCTGGCTTTAAGATGCTTAAATTTAAAAAACAAAACGAAGCTTTAGTTTGCGATCTTGGTGTGGATGAAATTTTATCTTTAGTACTTGAAAAAGGTAGCAAGCAAGCCTATGAAAATGCAGCCAAACAGGCGAAATTTCTACTCTCGCCCGAGTTTTTAGGCGAGAAGTTTAAATTTATAGAGTTTTTAAAGAGCTAG
- a CDS encoding ferritin-like domain-containing protein: MLNELLNASYTSEKNALSLYENLASFGDVFNEIANIRKNAIILIEKFASTHDYELACENEAIFLPAKNKEDALIQALNYELELNKMYEKFCESLDDEELKDLFFRLWATSNNEYIASLKQCLKEIYSSCEIKNELNLNEISQNFEQNGITNILENYQNDFNEITKSLQNIASGKADKSELAKITNNPNFSFFSGLALGALGISVVSKNFNKDEENE, from the coding sequence ATGCTTAATGAACTTTTAAATGCATCATATACCAGCGAAAAGAACGCACTTAGCTTATATGAAAATTTAGCTTCGTTTGGTGATGTTTTTAACGAGATCGCAAATATCAGAAAAAATGCGATCATCTTAATAGAAAAATTTGCGAGCACACATGATTATGAGCTTGCTTGCGAAAATGAAGCTATATTTTTGCCGGCAAAAAATAAAGAAGATGCGCTGATACAAGCTTTAAACTATGAGTTAGAGCTAAATAAAATGTATGAAAAATTTTGTGAAAGCTTAGATGATGAAGAGCTAAAAGATCTATTTTTTAGACTTTGGGCTACTTCAAATAACGAATACATCGCCTCTTTAAAGCAATGCTTAAAAGAAATTTATAGTAGCTGTGAAATAAAAAATGAGCTAAATTTAAATGAAATTTCACAAAATTTTGAGCAAAATGGCATAACAAATATTTTAGAAAACTATCAAAATGACTTTAATGAGATAACTAAAAGCTTGCAAAATATCGCAAGTGGCAAGGCTGATAAAAGCGAGTTAGCAAAGATAACTAATAATCCAAATTTCTCGTTTTTTAGCGGACTTGCGCTTGGGGCATTAGGCATTTCAGTAGTTAGTAAAAATTTTAATAAGGATGAAGAAAATGAATAA
- a CDS encoding oxidoreductase, producing the protein MNNPYINEENVASETAANNAAATQPSAIDNAINNAAQNLPFVPENFNAAGFVKGLVLGGIAAYVLTNPKAQECVFKAIIKGGELINAGIEELKERFEDVKAELDSQK; encoded by the coding sequence ATGAATAACCCTTACATCAATGAAGAAAACGTAGCAAGTGAAACTGCGGCTAACAATGCAGCAGCTACTCAACCAAGCGCAATCGATAATGCAATAAACAATGCAGCTCAAAATTTACCATTTGTACCTGAAAATTTTAATGCTGCTGGCTTTGTAAAAGGTCTAGTTCTAGGTGGTATCGCAGCTTATGTACTGACTAATCCAAAAGCACAAGAGTGCGTATTTAAAGCGATTATCAAAGGTGGCGAGCTTATAAATGCTGGCATAGAAGAACTAAAAGAGCGTTTTGAAGATGTCAAAGCAGAACTTGACTCACAAAAATAA